Proteins from a single region of Hordeum vulgare subsp. vulgare chromosome 6H, MorexV3_pseudomolecules_assembly, whole genome shotgun sequence:
- the LOC123403005 gene encoding cinnamoyl-CoA reductase 1-like, with protein sequence MRSYSETKANGNREKEQQLVCVTGAGGFIGSWVVKVLLLRGYRVRGTARDPADNKNSYLLDLEGAKERLSVCRADLLDRDNLNGVFRGCNGVFHIASPMFNTDPELMVVAVEGTRNVIHAAADAGVRRVVFTSSYGAVHMDPNRNLDAVLDETCWSDYEFCKQTGNMYCCSKMMAEITATEEAAKRGLELSVVVPSMTIGPALQHKLRVVVPSTVHISRYLTGAKKTCPNVVTAYVDVRDVARAHILVYERPDARGRYLCICDVLHRAHFLQLLRDLFPYYPITDKCEDDGKPMVKPYRFSNQRLRDLGLDFTPLKESLHETVLSLQQQGHLDLPVVPGPERARL encoded by the exons ATGCGTTCCTATTCAGAGACCAAGGCCAACGGCAATCGTGAGAAGGAACAGCAACTAGTTTGTGTGACCGGTGCAGGAGGTTTTATTGGTTCATGGGTGGTGAAGGTGCTCCTCCTCCGTGGCTATCGTGTTAGGGGAACTGCCAGAGATCCTG CGGATAACAAGAACTCCTACTTGCTTGACCTGGAGGGAGCAAAGGAGAGGCTATCCGTGTGCCGCGCCGACCTCCTGGACCGTGACAACCTTAACGGGGTGTTTAGAGGATGCAACGGCGTCTTTCATATCGCCTCCCCAATGTTCAACACTGACCCC GAACTCATGGTGGTCGCCGTGGAGGGAACGAGGAACGTGATCCACGCAGCGGCAGACGCCGGCGTGCGGCGCGTGGTGTTCACCTCCTCCTACGGCGCTGTGCACATGGACCCCAATCGGAACCTCGACGCCGTGCTCGATGAGACGTGCTGGAGCGACTACGAGTTCTGCAAGCAAACAGGC AATATGTACTGCTGCTCGAAGATGATGGCGGAGATCACggcgacggaggaggcggccaagagagGGCTGGAGCTGTCGGTGGTGGTGCCGTCCATGACCATCGGTCCCGCGCTTCAGCACAAGCTCAGGGTGGTGGTGCCGTCCACCGTCCACATCAGCCGCTACCTCACGGGCGCCAAGAAGACCTGCCCTAACGTCGTCACCGCTTACGTCGACGTCCGCGACGTCGCCCGTGCCCACATCCTTGTCTACGAGCGCCCCGATGCACGCGGCCGATACCTCTGCATCTGCGACGTGCTGCACCGCGCCCACTTTCTCCAGCTGCTTCGAGACCTCTTCCCATACTATCCCATTACCGACAA GTGTGAGGATGACGGCAAGCCGATGGTCAAGCCATACAGGTTCTCCAACCAGAGGCTCAGGGACCTGGGGTTGGACTTCACTCCACTGAAGGAGAGTCTGCACGAGACGGTGTTATCCCTGCAGCAGCAGGGTCACCTGGATCTGCCTGTGGTTCCAGGGCCAGAGCGTGCACGCCTCTAA